CGGCAACGTACAGCCGGTAGGTCACGTCCGCCTCGTCGTCGCCGACGTGTTCGTCGTCGGGCAGCCCGCTCCACGAGTCGGCGACGGTGACGGTCGTTCGCTCGCCGGCCGGCACGAGTTCGCTCACCCGGGCGACCGGTATGGAGGCGACCTGTGGACCGCCGCGGTTGAGCGCCCCGAGGAACCGGCTCCCCGTCGACCTCTCGTTCGCCACCTCGACGGTGATCGGTGGGGCCGTCGATCCACCGTACCTGCTCGGCACGTCCAGCGTGGCCGAGAACGCTGGTGCGGACGCGTCGATCCGCGTCACGATATCCTCGCCGACCGGTCGCTCGCCACCGGGCCACGTCAATCGAAGGTGTTTCGTCGGCGCCGGCGGTGCCTCGAACAGCACCAGTCCGTCGTCCCGCCCCCGCTCGTACCAGTGGTCGTCGCCCCACGCCGTCCGGTACAGCCGGTCGATCCGGGTCGGGGAGTACCGCACGTCGCCCATCCGGAGGCCGAATTCGTCCCGCGAGAGCGGGCCGTCGACGCGAACCGAGGCGACGAGATACGGCGTGTCCGTGTTCGAGACGCCGATGGAGTCCGGCGACATCGGCGTCACGACGCCGTACTGGAGGCGGAGGGCGTCGACGGTCACGCCGGCGGCCGGCTCGCCGGACCGCGGCGTCGGGGTCGCCGTTCCCGTCGGTTCGTCCTCCGGCGGTGGCCCGTCGGACCTCCGTCGCCACCCGAGACAGCCAGCCACACTGGCGAGCGTTCCTCCCGCACTCGCGACGAACGCACGTCGGTGCATCGGCGGCGCTTCGGCGCCGTCGGATAAGTGCCTTCAGAAGGCTCAGACGATTCGTTGACCGACCGCGTGGCCGGTCACCCACCCGCCGCGCAGTTGTTCGGCCCCAGCTCCAGTTCGAACGCTTCGTCGTCGTCGACCGACTCGTGGCCCAGATTGATGGCGACGATGCGGTCGGCGTTGGCCGGTTCGGCGCCCACGTGAGTCACGTGCTCGACGAACGCTTCGTCGTCCATCCCGAAGACGGACAGCCGGTCCCGCAGGTCGCCGAGGCGGGCCACGGCGGTCCCTTCCTCGACGCCCGCGTCGGTGTGGCCGGGCGCGATCAACGTGTCGTCGGAGAACTCGCGCAGGCGCTCGGTCAGCGTCGTATACAGGTCCCGGACCTGCGCCTCGGGGTCGGCGTCTTCCTCCAAGTCCGGCCGGGCGACGCCGTCGAGAAAGAGGCTGTCGCCGGTGAGGAGGGTGTCACCGACCGCGATCCCTGTCATCCCCGTGGTGTGTCCGGGGAGCGCGACGGCCCGGAGCGTCGCGTCGCCGACGGCGAGTTCGTCGCCGTCCCGAACGGTCCGGAAGTCCGCCCCGTCGGCGACGCCGCGCTCCACCGCCCGCGCCGGCAACACGGGCGTCGCGCCCCGCGCCGCGAGCGCCCGCACGCCGCTGACGTGGTCGGCGTGGACGTGCGTGTCGACGGCGTCGGTGAGCGTCGCGCCCAGTTCGGCCGCGTCGTCGACGTAGCGGTCGGCGAAGGCTCGAAGCGGGTCGATAACCGCCATCTCGCCGTCGGCGACGACGGCGTAGCCGAGACAGCCGCTCGCGGGACGGCGGTACTGGTAGACCGTCGCGTCGGCGTCCGCGGCGATTTCGATCCGGTCGTACAGCCGCGCCCACGCCTCCATTCCACCGGCGAGGTTCTCGGCGGCGACGCCGGCGGCGACGAGCTGGTCGGCCACCTCGGCGCTCGCCTCGCCGCGGGGACAGACGGCGACGACGGGCTCCTGCACGTCGGCCGGGAGGAGGTCGGCCACGCCGCCGGTGACGCCAGCGGCGACGAACTTCACGTAGGGGACGTGGTGGTAGGTGATCGAGGGCGCCTCGATGCGCCAGCGCTCGATTTCGGTGCGGTCGCGCACGTCGAGGATCGTCACCGGATCGCCGTCGGCGAGACGGCGGCGGAGGGCCGCGGGCGTGAGGCTCCCCGCCCGGTCGGTGTCGGTAGCCATACTCGTCGTACGCCCCCGTCGGCGTTAAGCGTGGGGTCGGGGAGAGCGGGACGGCAAAGCCGTCGACAGCGAGGGACGAGGTCCCTCGAGCAGACGGCAAAGCCGTCGACAGCGAGGAACGAGGTCCCTCGAGCAGACGGCATCGCCGTCGACAGTATAACGACCGCCCCGCTCCAAGGACCGGTATGGACGGCGACACGCTCGTCGAGACGGTTCGGGAGCGGACGGCGACGGAACTCGACCGCCTCGGTTCGGAGAAGGCGCTCGTGGCGACGACGGCGGCGCAGTTGGACCGCGAGCACGTTCTGTCCGCGACGCTCGCCGCCGAGCGCCGCGCCGCCGCGACGTTCGAGGCGTGGGCCGACGACGAGGCCGACGCCGACGCCCGCGCGGCCTTCGAGGGAGTCGCGGCGACGGAACACGACCACGCGGAGCAGGTCGTGGCACTGCTTGACGACCCCGAGGCCGAGGCCGACGTCGCGGTCGATCCGGACCCCGACCCCCTGCACGCCCACCTCCGCCCCCTCGACTCGACGCCCGAACGCGTCGCCGCCGGCCTCGTGGCCCGCCCCCTCGTGAGTTCCCGTTCGCTCCTGCAGGTGATCAACTTCTTTGTCAACGAGGCCGACGAAGCCGCCGCCGACACCGTCCGCGAGTTCCGGGCGGAGACCGACGCCCTCGTCGAAGATGGGGCGGCACTCCTCGAGACGTGCTGTGAGAGCGAGGCCGACTGGGAGCGGGCCGTCGACGCCGCCGTCGAGACGGTCCGGATCGCGTACGACGAGTACGCCGAGACGCTTCGGGGGATGGGCGTCGACCCCGCGCCGGTCTGTTAGTCCTCCTCCGAGCGCAGCCGTCCGATTGTCTCGTCGGTGCGGTCGGTCGACCCCAGATCCACCACCTCGGCGCCGACGGTGATGTCGCCGGGGTCGAGCACCTCCGCACAGATGCCGCCCCGTCCGTCGCCGAGGGCGCGGGCGACGCCCTCCACCTCGGCGAGTTCTTCGACGTGCGCACAGGGCGGGCGGGGCCGCGTCCCCCTCAATGTCGCCTCCCCGACCCGGAAGCGGTGGTCGAGCAGGTCGTGGAGGTCGACCCCCTCGGTGACGAGGTTGCGACGGTGCTCGCCGGCCGCGAGCGAGGGGCCGAGTTCCTCGTCGATCCGTTCGAGGTCCTCGCGGGCGATCAGCGTCACCTCGCAGACGTCGAAAGGGGTGTAGTGACCCCGGCCCTCGCAGTACCGGTCGCCGCGGAGGCCGCCCGCGACGGCCTCGACGTGATCGACCGATCGCATCGGCTCCGACCCCGCGTCCGCGACGAAGATGTCCGTGACTCGCGCCATGCGGTCGCTGGGGCGGCGTGAGCCATAACGGTTCGCCCGATGTCGTCGTGCGACGATAGGCCTCTC
This window of the Haloplanus rubicundus genome carries:
- a CDS encoding MBL fold metallo-hydrolase, whose translation is MATDTDRAGSLTPAALRRRLADGDPVTILDVRDRTEIERWRIEAPSITYHHVPYVKFVAAGVTGGVADLLPADVQEPVVAVCPRGEASAEVADQLVAAGVAAENLAGGMEAWARLYDRIEIAADADATVYQYRRPASGCLGYAVVADGEMAVIDPLRAFADRYVDDAAELGATLTDAVDTHVHADHVSGVRALAARGATPVLPARAVERGVADGADFRTVRDGDELAVGDATLRAVALPGHTTGMTGIAVGDTLLTGDSLFLDGVARPDLEEDADPEAQVRDLYTTLTERLREFSDDTLIAPGHTDAGVEEGTAVARLGDLRDRLSVFGMDDEAFVEHVTHVGAEPANADRIVAINLGHESVDDDEAFELELGPNNCAAGG
- a CDS encoding rubrerythrin family protein codes for the protein MDGDTLVETVRERTATELDRLGSEKALVATTAAQLDREHVLSATLAAERRAAATFEAWADDEADADARAAFEGVAATEHDHAEQVVALLDDPEAEADVAVDPDPDPLHAHLRPLDSTPERVAAGLVARPLVSSRSLLQVINFFVNEADEAAADTVREFRAETDALVEDGAALLETCCESEADWERAVDAAVETVRIAYDEYAETLRGMGVDPAPVC
- a CDS encoding MOSC domain-containing protein, which produces MARVTDIFVADAGSEPMRSVDHVEAVAGGLRGDRYCEGRGHYTPFDVCEVTLIAREDLERIDEELGPSLAAGEHRRNLVTEGVDLHDLLDHRFRVGEATLRGTRPRPPCAHVEELAEVEGVARALGDGRGGICAEVLDPGDITVGAEVVDLGSTDRTDETIGRLRSEED